The Aedes aegypti strain LVP_AGWG chromosome 3, AaegL5.0 Primary Assembly, whole genome shotgun sequence genome contains a region encoding:
- the LOC5573357 gene encoding muscle M-line assembly protein unc-89 has translation MCDHEILIEKCEDHRKIHHKFLRMFDNVIETVLCMQTLMADLNSGYNEMLDLLKAPPKVLSSPSPHKRRKAQSFDSPSSATVIRKKETPRNRSNPEVSASILDQNIDFPDTEDSFFALTQSPSRREPLSPVKIQLENVPKTPPKKDPVRVDECKVAGSDKKKAKKSILSLSRFSSSFETSPETSKQAAMLPMRQKLATPKPKGQEQENLMPPVGKWTAKKTTPGSSGGKMDISMRKTPTSSSKKDGSLLNRTRMRQTKLKFPDCMNKSFADDDETYFEEFVVPSPTSTTALSGTRFLKSAKKKEQSTLIAPPKFKARDTPGDEDFDIDQTYFSEAEKGLSRSKQFAHPVQPAPRIKLEPFTQKKSPSKSSKPSPVLAKDSQDSDTSSVLYVKPPSQDEIITIEETQPNKTDLFMKAIREERRKEDDARKSVLNVMGPSKRDIKKEELIPPRSDFNLLRKPLLKMPPAVPNERRCSDCTRQFQHLLNCGHSTDVARSKLPQNCRECRLAQLHETPPGFWNPEFTPTQL, from the exons ATGTGTGACCACGAAATCCTGATTGAGAAGTGCGAAGACCATCGGAAGATTCACCACAAGTTCCTCCGGATGTTCGACAACGTAATCGAAACGGTTCTGT GTATGCAGACTCTTATGGCCGACCTCAACTCCGGCTACAACGAAATGCTGGATCTGCTGAAAGCGCCACCTAAGGTACTTTCATCTCCTTCCCCACACAAGCGCCGGAAAGCTCAGTCCTTCGATTCGCCATCGTCGGCCACGGTCATCCGGAAGAAGGAAACGCCTCGGAACCGGAGCAACCCGGAAGTGTCGGCTTCCATCCTGGACCAGAATATAGACTTCCCGGACACGGAGGATTCGTTTTTTGCCCTGACTCAAAGCCCGTCCCGAAGGGAGCCTTTGTCACCGGTGAAAATACAGCTGGAGAATGTCCCCAAGACTCCACCGAAGAAGGATCCGGTCCGGGTGGACGAGTGTAAGGTAGCGGGGAGTGAtaagaagaaggcgaagaaaaGTATTCTGTCCTTGAGTCGGTTTTCGAGTAGCTTCGAGACGTCGCCCGAAACGAGCAAACAGGCTGCAATGCTTCCGATGCGCCAAAAGCTGGCCACTCCGAAACCGAAGGGTCAGGAGCAGGAGAATTTGATGCCACCGGTAGGGAAGTGGACGGCGAAGAAGACGACCCCCGGCAGTAGCGGCGGGAAGATGGATATTTCCATGCGAAAGACTCCGACCAGCAGTTCGAAGAAGGATGGATCGCTGTTGAACCGAACTCGAATGCGACAAACCAAGCTGAAGTTCCCGGACTGCATGAACAAATCTTTCGCGGACGACGACGAGACCTATTTCGAGGAGTTTGTGGTTCCCAGTCCAACTTCGACTACGGCGCTCAGCGGCACACGGTTCCTGAAGAGTGCCAAGAAAAAAGAGCAATCCACGCTAATTGCCCCGCCAAAGTTCAAGGCGAGGGATACTCCTGGCGACGAGGACTTCGATATCGATCAAACCTATTTCTCGGAAGCGGAAAAGGGTCTGAGTCGATCGAAGCAATTTGCCCATCCGGTTCAGCCAGCACCTCGCATCAAATTAGAACCCTTCACGCAGAAAAAATCTCCTTCGAAGTCTTCCAAACCATCCCCGGTTCTGGCGAAAGACTCACAGGACTCCGATACGAGCAGTGTTCTCTATGTGAAGCCCCCCTCACAGGACGAGATCATTACGATCGAGGAAACACAACCGAACAAGACCGATCTGTTTATGAAAGCCATCCGAGAGGAACGCCGAAAGGAAGACGACGCCCGGAAGTCGGTGCTGAACGTCATGGGACCATCCAAGCGGGACATTAAAAAGGAAGAACTTATCCCACCGAGATCGGACTTCAATCTGTTAAGAAAGCCCTTGCTGAAAATGCCCCCGGCAGTCCCCAATGAACGACGCTGTTCGGACTGTACGAGACAATTTCAGCATTTGCTTAATTGTGGCCACTCGACGGACGTGGCCCGGAGTAAACTGCCCCAGAACTGCCGCGAATGCCGATTGGCGCAGCTGCACGAGACTCCCCCGGGGTTCTGGAATCCGGAGTTTACGCCAACCCAACTCTGA